One Triticum dicoccoides isolate Atlit2015 ecotype Zavitan chromosome 4B, WEW_v2.0, whole genome shotgun sequence genomic window carries:
- the LOC119291253 gene encoding uncharacterized protein LOC119291253, which yields MLGIRILCGAPPATASAPPPRGRCSAPEKSGRAFLLGVPAAVSLSLVLWSTPVSAGILSGSTGLESVPAPPMPRLEFLDKWNAENQRKYAENDSRFKSSKVLKELLERSKQNKEKNEREIQDKYCLRGAEWGVGDCSTVGMTDQEKEDFITELKKRVGE from the exons ATGCTCGGCATCCGCATCCTCTGCGGCGCGCCACCGGCCACCGCCTCGGCACCGCCGCCGAGGGGCCGCTGCAGCGCGCCGGAGAAGAGCGGCCGGGCGTTCCTGCTGGGCGTCCCCGCGGCCGTCTCCCTCTCGCTCGTCCTCTGGTCCACCCCAG TGAGCGCCGGCATCCTGTCAGGGTCCACCGGGCTGGAGTCGGTTCCAGCGCCCCCGATGCCCCGGCTCGAGTTCCTGGACAAATGGAATG CGGAGAACCAGAGGAAGTACGCGGAGAATGACTCGAGGTTCAAGTCCTCCAAGGTGCTCAAGGAGCTGCTCGAGAGGTCCAAGCAGAACAAAGAAAA GAACGAGAGGGAGATCCAGGACAAGTACTGCCTGCGGGGCGCCGAGTGGGGCGTCGGCGACTGCTCCACGGTGGGGATGACGGACCAGGAGAAGGAGGACTTCATCACGGAGCTCAAGAAGAGAGTTGGGGAATGA